The Chlamydiota bacterium genome includes the window CTCGCCGGGGCCCGCCTGCTGCGTGTCGCAGGCGACCACCGGCTCGCCCGACGCCTTCCGTTCCTCGTCGAGCGGCTGCACGAGGAGGAGCTTGACGCCCTTGAGCGAGTCGACCTTCCTGCTCGCGACCACCGTGCCGATGACTGTTCCGATCTTCATATGCGGCATGCCGCGGGCGGAGCCGGATTCATGCGGCCCCGGCCGACGCGCCCTTGCGGTAGATCTCCCTGCCGCCGACCTCCCACGAGTCGACGACCGCCATCACGACGCCGTCCACGGGGCGCTTGTCGGTCGGGGCGGTCTGCCGGCAGGAGCTCCCCTCCGCGTACAGCACCAGGTCGCCGGTGCCCGCCTGCACCACGTCGACCGCGACCGTGTAGTTGTCCAGGTCGGCGCCGGTGTGCGAGACCTGCCTGACGAGCAGAAGCGTGAGCCCCTGGATCTTTTCGCTCTTGCGCGTCGAGACGACCGAGCCGACCACCCTGCCGAGCTGCATGCGCCCCTCCGGGGCGGGTTCCGCGCCCCTCGCCCGGGGATCCCGGGCCCGCCGGTCAGTCCTTGGCCGCGGAACGGCCGAGCGGCAGGACCGCGTCCACG containing:
- a CDS encoding EutN/CcmL family microcompartment protein, producing MKIGTVIGTVVASRKVDSLKGVKLLLVQPLDEERKASGEPVVACDTQQAGPGETVFFIGGREASLPLPEPFNPSDATVTGIVDAVTRDA
- a CDS encoding EutN/CcmL family microcompartment protein encodes the protein MQLGRVVGSVVSTRKSEKIQGLTLLLVRQVSHTGADLDNYTVAVDVVQAGTGDLVLYAEGSSCRQTAPTDKRPVDGVVMAVVDSWEVGGREIYRKGASAGAA